From a region of the Myroides sp. JBRI-B21084 genome:
- the mfd gene encoding transcription-repair coupling factor gives MSIKKIVEQATKTQQLQSQITKLGTKIHSKGFVGSALSFQIQALFKNAEQHFLLIFNDKEEAAYYLNDLENLISKEYVLFYPGSYRRPYQIEETDNANVLLRAEVLNRLNARKKPVVIVSYADALFEKVVTRKQLDKNTLKIAVNDKMTIDFVNEVLFEYNFKRVDFVSEPGEFSVRGGIIDVFSFSNENPYRIEFFGNEIDSIRTFDVETQLSIETNKKITIIPNVENKFLQETRESFLNYINPNTVLFIQNTMVVKEQLTKMFQKATETFDKLSTNVKHLSPNEMFLPATEFLLKAEDFTVVELAQQNFFTPNLSIEFFQSPQPSFNKQFDLLIENLNQNTENGYTNYLYCSSESQRNRFEEIFSSLKDQNQQIKQYKTVVMPLFQGFIDKENQIVCYTDHQIFERYHKFSIKNGYTKKQTITLKELTTLSVGDYVTHIDHGIGKFGGLQKIDVEGKKQEAIKLVYADNDIVYVSIHSLHKISKYNGKDGAPPKIYKIGSGAWKALKQKTKARVKHIAFNLIKLYAKRRLEKGFACAPDSYLQAELESSFIYEDTPDQLKSTIDVKTDMENDRPMDRLVCGDVGFGKTEVAIRAAFKMVDNGKQVAVLVPTTILAFQHYKTFTERLKDMPVKVAYLNRFKTAKQKTETLKELAEGKIDIIIGTHQLVNKNVVFKDLGLLVIDEEQKFGVAVKDKLKTIGENIDTLTLTATPIPRTLQFSLMAARDLSVISTPPPNRYPIETNVVGFNEEIIRDAITYEIERGGQVYFINNRIENIKEVAGMIQRLVPHAKVGIGHGQMDGKKLEDLLLSFMEGEFDVLVATTIIESGLDVPNANTIFINNANNFGLSDLHQMRGRVGRSNKKAFCYFITPPYSVMTEEARKRISALEQFSDLGSGFNIAMKDLEIRGAGDILGGEQSGFINEIGFETYQKIMNEAIDELKENEFKDLYEDEQNIDTKEYVKDIVIESDFEILFPDEYINSVSERLALYNEMATLKTEDELIAFQNKLTDRFGALPKQAINLLDSVRIKWIASKAGIEKLVLKQGKMIGYFVSDQQSMYYQSSQFRKVLQFVQVYPKLATLKEKQTKNGLRLLLTFDHIKSISKALENLQKLQQL, from the coding sequence ATGAGTATAAAAAAAATAGTTGAACAAGCCACAAAAACCCAACAATTACAAAGCCAAATTACAAAATTAGGCACAAAAATACATAGCAAAGGTTTTGTTGGTTCGGCACTATCGTTTCAAATTCAGGCATTATTTAAAAATGCCGAACAACATTTTTTGCTAATTTTTAACGATAAAGAAGAAGCCGCTTATTATTTAAACGATTTAGAAAACCTTATTTCTAAAGAATACGTACTTTTTTATCCAGGTTCGTACCGCCGTCCGTATCAAATTGAAGAAACCGATAACGCCAATGTACTTTTACGTGCCGAAGTTTTAAACCGATTAAACGCACGTAAAAAACCAGTTGTTATTGTTTCGTACGCCGATGCCTTGTTTGAAAAAGTAGTTACCCGAAAACAACTTGATAAAAACACTTTAAAAATTGCCGTTAACGATAAAATGACTATTGATTTTGTTAACGAAGTACTTTTTGAATACAATTTTAAACGTGTAGATTTTGTATCGGAACCTGGTGAATTTTCTGTTCGCGGTGGTATTATTGATGTTTTTTCTTTTTCGAACGAAAACCCTTATCGTATTGAATTTTTTGGAAACGAAATAGACAGTATTAGAACTTTTGATGTGGAAACACAACTTTCTATCGAAACCAACAAAAAAATAACCATTATACCTAATGTTGAAAACAAGTTTTTACAAGAAACACGTGAAAGCTTTTTAAACTACATTAATCCAAATACTGTTTTGTTTATTCAAAACACCATGGTAGTTAAAGAACAACTTACTAAAATGTTTCAAAAAGCTACCGAAACTTTTGATAAGTTAAGCACTAATGTAAAACATTTATCGCCAAATGAAATGTTTTTACCTGCAACCGAATTTCTTTTAAAAGCAGAAGATTTCACCGTGGTTGAATTAGCTCAGCAAAACTTTTTCACACCAAACTTGTCCATTGAATTTTTCCAAAGCCCGCAGCCGTCATTCAATAAACAATTCGATTTACTTATCGAAAACCTCAACCAAAATACCGAAAACGGCTATACCAATTATTTGTATTGCTCTAGTGAATCACAACGCAACCGATTTGAAGAAATTTTTAGCAGCTTAAAAGACCAAAATCAACAAATTAAGCAATACAAAACCGTTGTAATGCCTTTATTTCAAGGTTTTATTGATAAAGAAAACCAAATTGTTTGCTATACCGACCATCAAATTTTTGAACGCTACCATAAATTCAGTATTAAAAATGGTTACACCAAAAAACAAACCATAACTTTAAAAGAGCTTACAACACTATCGGTTGGTGATTACGTTACCCACATTGATCACGGAATTGGTAAATTTGGCGGTTTACAAAAAATTGATGTTGAGGGCAAAAAACAAGAAGCCATAAAACTAGTGTACGCAGATAATGATATTGTTTACGTATCTATACACTCACTACACAAAATATCAAAATACAATGGTAAAGACGGTGCGCCACCAAAAATTTACAAAATTGGCTCTGGCGCTTGGAAAGCCTTAAAACAAAAAACTAAAGCACGTGTTAAACACATTGCCTTTAACTTAATAAAATTATACGCTAAACGCAGACTTGAAAAAGGATTTGCATGTGCACCCGATAGTTATTTACAAGCCGAACTTGAAAGTTCGTTTATTTATGAAGATACACCAGATCAGTTAAAATCAACTATTGATGTAAAAACCGATATGGAAAACGATCGTCCTATGGATCGTTTGGTTTGTGGCGATGTGGGCTTTGGAAAAACCGAAGTTGCCATACGTGCTGCTTTTAAAATGGTTGATAATGGCAAACAAGTTGCTGTATTGGTACCAACTACTATTTTGGCTTTTCAGCATTACAAAACGTTTACCGAACGTTTAAAAGATATGCCTGTAAAAGTAGCCTACTTAAATCGCTTTAAAACAGCAAAACAAAAAACCGAAACCTTAAAAGAACTAGCCGAAGGTAAAATTGATATTATTATTGGCACACATCAATTGGTTAATAAAAACGTGGTTTTTAAAGATTTAGGCTTATTGGTTATTGACGAAGAACAAAAATTTGGTGTTGCCGTTAAAGATAAACTTAAAACCATTGGCGAAAACATTGATACCCTTACACTTACTGCAACGCCAATTCCGCGCACCTTGCAGTTTTCATTAATGGCCGCACGTGATTTATCCGTAATTTCAACCCCACCACCAAATCGTTATCCTATTGAAACAAATGTTGTTGGATTTAATGAAGAAATAATTCGCGATGCTATAACTTATGAAATTGAACGCGGCGGACAGGTATATTTTATTAACAACCGTATTGAAAATATTAAAGAAGTAGCCGGTATGATTCAACGTTTGGTTCCGCATGCAAAAGTAGGCATAGGACACGGCCAAATGGACGGTAAAAAATTAGAAGACTTACTGTTATCTTTCATGGAAGGTGAATTTGATGTTTTGGTTGCCACAACAATTATTGAAAGTGGTTTAGACGTACCTAACGCAAACACTATTTTTATAAACAATGCCAATAATTTTGGTTTAAGCGATTTACACCAAATGCGTGGCCGTGTAGGGCGTAGCAATAAAAAAGCGTTTTGTTATTTTATTACACCGCCTTATAGTGTAATGACCGAAGAAGCTAGAAAACGCATATCGGCATTAGAACAATTTAGCGATTTAGGTAGCGGATTTAATATTGCCATGAAAGATTTAGAAATTCGTGGTGCTGGTGATATTTTAGGTGGTGAACAAAGTGGTTTTATTAATGAAATTGGCTTTGAAACCTACCAAAAAATTATGAACGAAGCTATTGATGAATTAAAAGAAAACGAGTTTAAAGATTTATACGAAGACGAACAAAATATTGATACCAAAGAGTACGTAAAAGATATTGTAATTGAATCTGATTTTGAAATTTTGTTTCCAGATGAATACATTAACAGCGTTTCAGAACGTTTGGCTTTATATAATGAAATGGCTACTTTAAAAACCGAAGATGAATTAATTGCATTTCAAAATAAATTAACCGACCGTTTTGGTGCATTGCCAAAACAAGCCATAAACCTATTAGATTCGGTACGTATAAAATGGATTGCTTCAAAAGCAGGAATTGAAAAACTGGTTTTAAAACAAGGCAAAATGATTGGTTATTTTGTTAGCGATCAACAATCAATGTACTACCAATCGTCACAATTCCGTAAAGTACTGCAGTTTGTACAGGTATATCCAAAACTGGCTACGTTAAAAGAAAAACAAACCAAAAACGGTTTGCGCTTATTGTTAACGTTTGATCATATCAAATCAATTAGTAAAGCTTTAGAAAACCTTCAAAAACTACAACAATTATGA
- a CDS encoding NAD-dependent epimerase/dehydratase family protein produces MNNTKILIIGACGQIGSELTLKLREIYGLNNVIASDIRKGEQDVFKTGPFEIVDAMNYDQVAAVIEKHQINEVYLMAALLSATAEKNPAFAWDLNMNSLFHVLNLAKDGKINKIFWPSSIAVFGPTTPKQNTPQYTVMEPSTVYGISKQAGERWCEYYFNKFGVDVRSIRYPGLISWKTPPGGGTTDYAVDIYYKAVAENKYTCFLSENTKLPMMYMDDAIKATIGIMQANKDQIKIRSSYNLAAMSFTPKQIAQAIANEKPGFEISYEPDFRQDIADSWPSSINDDEARAHWGWQHNFDLETMTKEMLENLSL; encoded by the coding sequence ATGAACAATACCAAAATATTAATTATTGGAGCTTGTGGCCAGATAGGCTCTGAACTTACCCTAAAATTACGCGAAATTTACGGTTTAAACAATGTAATAGCATCGGATATTAGAAAAGGCGAACAAGATGTTTTTAAAACAGGACCTTTTGAAATTGTTGATGCAATGAATTATGACCAAGTTGCAGCAGTAATAGAAAAGCACCAAATTAACGAGGTGTATTTAATGGCAGCATTATTATCGGCAACAGCAGAAAAAAATCCTGCTTTTGCTTGGGATTTAAACATGAATTCGTTGTTTCATGTACTTAATTTAGCAAAAGACGGTAAAATTAATAAAATATTTTGGCCTTCAAGTATAGCTGTTTTTGGGCCAACAACGCCAAAACAAAACACACCACAATATACCGTTATGGAACCATCAACTGTTTACGGAATATCAAAACAAGCTGGTGAACGTTGGTGCGAATATTATTTTAACAAATTTGGTGTTGATGTACGATCTATTCGTTACCCAGGTTTAATTTCTTGGAAAACACCTCCGGGTGGTGGTACTACCGATTACGCTGTTGATATTTATTACAAAGCGGTTGCAGAAAATAAATATACTTGTTTTTTATCTGAAAATACCAAACTTCCAATGATGTATATGGACGATGCTATTAAAGCTACCATTGGAATTATGCAAGCTAATAAAGATCAAATTAAAATACGATCGTCATACAACTTAGCTGCAATGAGTTTTACACCAAAACAAATTGCACAAGCTATAGCTAATGAAAAGCCAGGATTTGAAATTTCTTACGAACCTGATTTTAGACAAGATATTGCCGATTCTTGGCCAAGTAGTATTAACGACGATGAAGCTAGAGCACATTGGGGTTGGCAACATAATTTTGATTTAGAAACTATGACAAAAGAAATGTTAGAAAATCTTTCGCTATAA